Part of the Roseobacter litoralis Och 149 genome, CACATCCGCATCCACCGACCGGGAACGCGGTTCGATAATCATCCGGACGTCGTCCGCAGATTCATCCCGCACATCTGCGAGGATCGGGATTTTCTTGGTCTGAATAAGCTCCGCGATCTTTTCGATCAGCTTGGATTTCTGCACCTGATAGGGGATTTCAGTGACCACGATCTGCCACTGACCCCGACCAAGGTCCTCCACCTCCCACCGGCAACGCAGACGAAACCCGCCCTTGCCCGTGCGGTAGGCCTGCGCGATGTTTTCCGGCGGCTCTACAATCACACCACCGGTCGGGAAATCCGGTCCGGGCACATATTTCAGCAATGTGTCATCGCGCGCATCAGGCGTTTTGATGAGGTGAATACAGGCCTCGCACAGCTCGGCGATGTTGTGGGGCGGGATGTTGGTCGCCATCCCCACGGCGATGCCACTGGACCCGTTCGCCAGCAAATTCGGGAACTGCGCGGGCAGAACCACCGGCTCGGTCAGCGTGCCGTCGTAGTTTTCCCGAAAATCCACCGCGTTTTCGTTCAGCCCGTCCAGCATCGCTTCGGCGACGGCGGTCATGCGTGCTTCGGTGTAGCGGCTGGCGGCGGGGTTATCGCCGTCGATATTGCCGAAATTCCCCTGACCATCGACCAGCGGATAGCGGACGTTGAAATCCTGCGCGAGGCGGGCCATCGCGTCATAAATCGCGGCATCCCCATGCGGGTGATAGTTGCCCATCACGTCGCCCGAAATCTTGGCGGACTTGCGGAAACCGCCGGTAGAGGAGAGGCGCAATTCGCGCATCGCATAGAGAATACGACGATGCACGGGCTTGAGGCCATCGCGCGCATCCGGCAAGGCACGGTGCATGATCGTGCTGAGCGCATAGGTCAGATACCGCTCACCAAGTGCGCGGCGCAGCGGCTCGGAAAGGTCCGCTGGTTCTTTGTCGGTGATATCGTCCTGATCGCTCATCGGCTTTGTTTAGCGGGGCAGTTGGCAGGGAACAAGCACCGATTGAAGACACCTTTGAATGTTTGGCGGCGCGGGCGCAGGAACAGGCGTGCGGGGCCTTTACCTGACAAATTCCCCTCTTCAACTCCGACTCGGATTGCTATTGGGCCTGAGGTAGCAGTCTGTGATATAACAGCTGCGTGGGGATTCTGGGTGTCGTTGATGAAACGTTTTATTCTGCTGTCATTTGTCGTATTGGGCCTTGGTTTTTATGAACTCAGCGGCGGGTCGGATTTTGACCCCGAGGCCGCCCGGCTAAACGTGATTGAAGCGCGACAGGACCGCGAAGTTGCACGCAGAAATGCGTTGCCCGGTCCTGTTTATGTTGCCGCACCCGCCTCACCAGCGCCCAAGGCCGACGATACGGTGACACGGGCAAATCTGAACCTCGTGTCCTTTGCATCCGTGGTCGCCGAACCGGAAGCCCCCGAAGTGACGGCCCCCATCGCCGCACCGCGCGCGGCTGATCGCGACACTGACCCCGAAATTACAGTCGAGCGCCTCGCGGCTGCACAGGATGAACCGCTCAGCCTCGCCGCGCTGAGCCCCCCACAAGAGCAGCCAAGCAATGTCTTTGCAGGATCATCCATCGTCGCGGCCTCGACAGATACCAGCGTTGAAAAAACCCTGCGGTCCGTCAAAGGTTCGCGGGTCAACATGCGCTCCGGTCCGGGCACGCAGTATGATGTGGTTGCGCAATTGACCCAATCGGCAGAGGTCGAAGTGCTGACGGATACCGGCAACGGCTGGGTTGAACTGCGCCCACTGGATGGCGGGCCGACGGGGTGGGTCGCGGAATTCCTGCTTACGGGCGGTTAGGATTGCATGTCCCGATCCTACTTGGCACATGGTGTCCAACATCAAAGGGGACATGATGCAAAAATCAATTCTGATCACCGGGTGTTCGTCGGGCATAGGCTACTGCGCGGCACAGGGCCTCAAGGTCGCAGGCTGGCGTGTCTTCGCATCATGCCGCACGCACGAAGACTGCGACAGGCTGCGCGCTGAAGGATTTGAAAGCCCGCTGATTGACTACACGCAACCCGACACCATCCGACAAGGGCTGGACGAAGTTCTGGCGGCGACCGGCGGCACGTTAGACGCGCTGTTTAACAATGGCGCACATGGCACGCCGGGCGCGGTCGAGGACCTGCCCACGGACGCATTGCGCGCCATCTTCGAGGCGAACTTCTTTGGCTGGCACGAACTGACCCGCTCCGTGATCCCGGTCATGCGCGCACAAGGGCATGGTCGGATCATCCAATGCTCATCTGTCCTTGGCTTTGTGACGCTGCCGTGGCGCGGCGCCTACAATGCGACGAAATTCGCGCTTGAGGGCCTGACCGATACGCTGCGGATCGAAATGCGGGATACGGATATTCATATCGTTCTGATTGAACCGGGGCCTGTCACATCGAAAATCCGGCAGAATTCAATCCCGCATTTTGAACGCTGGATCAAATGGGAAACCTCCCCCCGGCGCGCGCAATACGAAAGCACGCTGAACAAACGGCTCTATCAGAGCGGCGGCCCCGACCCCTTCGAACTGCCCCCCGAAGCGGTGCTGAAGAAACTGCGCCATGCATTAGAGGCGCGTACCCCCAAGCCGCGATACTATGTTACCACCCCTACCTATCTCATGGGCGCTTTGCGGCGCATTCTGCCGACCAGCGCCCTCGACCGCGTTTTGGCGCGCATTTAATTTCGCCCGCGCCTGAAATAGGCATTCGCTTTTATTGACGACGCCTCTACATCGTGCGGTGAAACAAAAAGGACAATTCAAATGGGAGATCCGTTTTTCATTCTGGCCGTGATTGCATGTGTTGCGGTTGTGATCGTGCTGGCCCTCGGGCTCGGCGGCTTTGCAGGTGGTGGCGAATTTAACAAGAAGAATTCAAACAAACTGATGCGCTACAGGATCGGCGCGCAATTCATTGCGGTGATTTTCATCGTGCTGTTTGTCTATTTTCGAAATCAGGGGGGCTGAACGGCAATGGTCGTTTTGAATAAAATCTATACCAAGACCGGCGACGCGGGCGAAACCGCGCTCGGCAATGGTGCACGGGTGGCAAAACATGCGGTGCGCGTGGCAAGCTATGGTACATCCGACGAATTGAATTCCTTTGTCGGCGTAGCCCGACTTGAGGCCGACGGCGAGATGGATGAGGCGCTGAGCCGCATTCAGAACGACCTGTTCGATCTGGGCGCGGATCTGTGCCGGCCCGACATGGAGCAGGACGCCGAAGCGGAATATCCCCCCTTGCGCATGATCGAAGCGCAGGTCGAACGGCTGGAAAGCGAAATCGACGCCATGAACAAAAACCTTGAGCCCCTGCGCAGTTTCATCCTGCCGGGTGGGTCGCCTCTGGCCGCGCATTTGCATGTGTGTCGGACCGTATCGCGCCGCGCAGAACGCCTGTGCGTTGAATTGGCGACGATGGAAGCGATCAATTCATCTGCCGTGAAATATCTCAACCGGCTGAGCGATTGGTTTTTCGTCGCCGCACGCACGGTCAACAATGGCGGCAAGGATGACGTGCTTTGGGTGCCCGGCGCAAATCGCTGAATGACACTTTGGGCCGCCCGTTAGTGACGTGTCGGCACCACAAACATTCCTAACGTGGCGTATCAACGACAGAACGTGACGATTTTACACTGTTTCAAATGCGCAGGCTCCGATAAACCACGATTGAGAAATTGAACGGCGGGCTTGCAATTGAGTCGCCACACCAAGGAGAGAGACGCTTATGAAGGTTCTGGTGCCTGTCAAACGCGTGATCGACTACAACGTGAAGGTGCGCGTGAAAGCGGACGGTTCCGGAGTTGATCTTGCAAATGTGAAAATGTCGATGAACCCGTTTGACGAGATTTCCGTCGAACAGGCCATCCGGCTCAAGGAAGCAGGTCAGGCCGACGAAGTTGTCGTCGTTTCTGTGGGCGTCAAGCAAAGTCAGGAAACTCTGCGCACTGCTCTGGCCATGGGTGCAGATCGTGCAATCCTCGTGATTGCGGCGGATGATGTGCACAATGATATCGAACCCCTGAGCGTTGCAAAAATCCTCAAGGCCGTTGTGGACGAAGAGAAACCGGGCCTTGTGCTGTGTGGCAAGCAGGCCATCGACAACGACATGAATGCAACGGGCCAGATGCTGGCCGCCTTGCTGGGTTGGTCGCAGGCGACTTTCGCGTCCGAGGTTGCTGTAGAAGGCGACAAGGCGATTGTTACCCGCGAAGTGGACGGCGGTTTGCAGACCATCAAAGTCAACATGCCCACGGTCATAACGGTTGATCTGCGGTTGAATGAACCGCGCTATGCCTCCCTGCCCAACATCATGAAGGCCAAGAAAAAGCCGATGGATGAGAAAACGGCCGCAGATTATGGTGTGGACGTCTCGCCGCGCCTTGAAATTATCAAGACCGAGGAACCTGCCGAACGTGCCGCTGGTATAAAAGTGGGCTCGGTTGACGAACTGGTGTCCAAACTCAAAGAATCGGGAGCAGTATAATGGCCGTTCTTCTTCTTGCAGAAGTTACCGATGGCACCCTCGCCATGGATGCGACAGCAAAAGCCGTAACAGCGGCACAAACCCTGGGCGATGTGACGCTGTTGTGTACCGGGGCAAGCTGCGCCGATGCCGCGGCTGAGGCTGCAACCATTCAGGGTGTAGCCAAAGTGCTTTGCGCCGAGGATGCAATCTACGGCAAACGGCTGGCTGAGCCGGTTGCCGATCTGATCGTGTCTCTCGCAGGCGATTACGAGCATATCGCGGCACCCGCGACGACAGATGCCAAAAACATTATGCCGCGTGTGGCGGCCTTGCTGGATGTCATGGTGATTTCCGACGCAACTGCCGTCATCGATGCCAATACATTCGAGCGCCCGATCTACGCGGGCAATGCCATGCAAACCGTCAAATCTGCGGATGCTAAAAAGGTTATAACGTTCCGTGGCTCCACGTTTGATGCCGCCCCAACAGGCGGTTCCGCCAGTGTCGAAAACATCGGTGCTGCGGCAAATCCGGGCTTGAGCGAATGGGTTGAGGACAAGGTCGCCGCGAGCGATCGCCCCGAGTTGACCTCGGCTGGTGTGGTCGTATCAGGCGGTCGCGGTGTTGGTTCAGAGGACGATTTCGCACTTATCGAAAAACTGGCAGACAAGCTTGGCGCGGCTGTCGGCGCCTCGCGCGCTGCAGTGGATTCCGGTTATGCGCCGAATGACTGGCAAGTGGGACAGACGGGCAAGGTTGTTGCCCCTGAGCTATATGTCGCCGTGGGTATTTCGGGTGCCATCCAGCACTTGGCCGGCATGAAAGACAGCAAGATTATTGTCGCGATCAACAAGGATGAAGAAGCGCCCATTTTTCAGGTCGCAGATTACGGTCTTGTGGCGGACCTTTTCACCGCCGTGCCGGAATTGATCGAAAAACTCGACTGACCCTGCGCATTTTATGCAATGAACGGCCGCGGCAATACCGCCGCGGCCTTTTTCAAAGAAAATTGTCCAACACACCGCTTAGTCGCTCTGCGACTTCGCCATGCGCCTGCGGCCCGAGCACTTTACCCGCGGCCAGTGCCTCCATTTCACTGAACGACATCCCCTTCGTACCGGCGGCTTGCGCCTGCGCTGATGCAGTCACTTCCACAAAGCTGGTGGCGTGTGCGGTCAGCTCGTCAATCATCTCGCGCGTGACGAACAACGGTTCAGAGGCTTGGGCAAGGTCACAAAAGAGCGCGTTACCGGCAGGCGGCGTGTGATCTGCAAACCAAAGCAAAACAGTCCGGCCTGT contains:
- a CDS encoding SDR family oxidoreductase produces the protein MMQKSILITGCSSGIGYCAAQGLKVAGWRVFASCRTHEDCDRLRAEGFESPLIDYTQPDTIRQGLDEVLAATGGTLDALFNNGAHGTPGAVEDLPTDALRAIFEANFFGWHELTRSVIPVMRAQGHGRIIQCSSVLGFVTLPWRGAYNATKFALEGLTDTLRIEMRDTDIHIVLIEPGPVTSKIRQNSIPHFERWIKWETSPRRAQYESTLNKRLYQSGGPDPFELPPEAVLKKLRHALEARTPKPRYYVTTPTYLMGALRRILPTSALDRVLARI
- a CDS encoding electron transfer flavoprotein subunit beta/FixA family protein, with the protein product MKVLVPVKRVIDYNVKVRVKADGSGVDLANVKMSMNPFDEISVEQAIRLKEAGQADEVVVVSVGVKQSQETLRTALAMGADRAILVIAADDVHNDIEPLSVAKILKAVVDEEKPGLVLCGKQAIDNDMNATGQMLAALLGWSQATFASEVAVEGDKAIVTREVDGGLQTIKVNMPTVITVDLRLNEPRYASLPNIMKAKKKPMDEKTAADYGVDVSPRLEIIKTEEPAERAAGIKVGSVDELVSKLKESGAV
- a CDS encoding SH3 domain-containing protein — translated: MKRFILLSFVVLGLGFYELSGGSDFDPEAARLNVIEARQDREVARRNALPGPVYVAAPASPAPKADDTVTRANLNLVSFASVVAEPEAPEVTAPIAAPRAADRDTDPEITVERLAAAQDEPLSLAALSPPQEQPSNVFAGSSIVAASTDTSVEKTLRSVKGSRVNMRSGPGTQYDVVAQLTQSAEVEVLTDTGNGWVELRPLDGGPTGWVAEFLLTGG
- a CDS encoding cob(I)yrinic acid a,c-diamide adenosyltransferase, yielding MVVLNKIYTKTGDAGETALGNGARVAKHAVRVASYGTSDELNSFVGVARLEADGEMDEALSRIQNDLFDLGADLCRPDMEQDAEAEYPPLRMIEAQVERLESEIDAMNKNLEPLRSFILPGGSPLAAHLHVCRTVSRRAERLCVELATMEAINSSAVKYLNRLSDWFFVAARTVNNGGKDDVLWVPGANR
- a CDS encoding electron transfer flavoprotein subunit alpha/FixB family protein gives rise to the protein MAVLLLAEVTDGTLAMDATAKAVTAAQTLGDVTLLCTGASCADAAAEAATIQGVAKVLCAEDAIYGKRLAEPVADLIVSLAGDYEHIAAPATTDAKNIMPRVAALLDVMVISDATAVIDANTFERPIYAGNAMQTVKSADAKKVITFRGSTFDAAPTGGSASVENIGAAANPGLSEWVEDKVAASDRPELTSAGVVVSGGRGVGSEDDFALIEKLADKLGAAVGASRAAVDSGYAPNDWQVGQTGKVVAPELYVAVGISGAIQHLAGMKDSKIIVAINKDEEAPIFQVADYGLVADLFTAVPELIEKLD
- a CDS encoding twin transmembrane helix small protein, with amino-acid sequence MGDPFFILAVIACVAVVIVLALGLGGFAGGGEFNKKNSNKLMRYRIGAQFIAVIFIVLFVYFRNQGG